agtggtggctggcgggctctagaacgcaggttagttgtggcacacgggcttagtggctccgcggcgtgagatcttcccggaccagggctctaacccatgtctcctacattggcaggcggattcttaaccaccacgccaccagggaagtccccagctttttttttttttttttaatatttatttatttatttggctgcaccgggtcttagttgcagcacatgggttctttagttgcggcatgcgggatctagttgcctgaccagggattgaacctgggccccctgcatttggagcacagagtcttagccactggaccaccagggaagtccccaaacagcTTTTTAAAGTTGATCTTTTGGAAGAGGACAGGGGAAGAGAGATTCTCTCCTTAAGAGTATCTGGATATTCACAGGGCCAACCCCTCCCTGGCCCCCTTCCTATGTTACTCTTAAGCCCAGAGATGAATACAGTATGGCCTCAACCAGGAGCCATTCCCGTCCCCAGATTCTCATTGGAAAATGATCTGTGGCCTGTTGGGTCTTTAGAGTGGTTTTTACTAAGTCATTTGACATCTGTGGTCTGAGGTAGGATGCTTGAGGTAGAAATCAGATTGGCTTCAGGAGCATGAGAGCCAGACCTGAGGTGGAACCCTGCCTCCATGGCCTGCATGCTGTGTGCCTTTGGCCAAGATGTACCCAActtctctgtctcccccactccTACTTATAAAGGCATCTGTCCTCTGCTTTACCTCTTCCTCATGGCCCTTAGTTCTCTTTTTACCTAGTTATTCCCAGCAAGCTTTTATTCAAAATCCTGTTCTGCCATTATATAGACTCTGGCTTAAAATAGTATATGTGGTGTGAcatgtttatttataatattacttATATGCAGCTTGTATTTAGTAATGTTACTGAATGCACCTTTATTGAATGGTTGAAATAAGTGACACAGACGGTTGCTGTTTGTGTTATTGGGAGACCTCCCAGTGTGTGTTTTTTTGCACTTCCTTTTCAGTACCACTGAAGGAGAAGAAGCTCCTGGAAGTCAAACTAGGGGAGCTGCCAAGCTGGATACTGATGCGGGATTTCACCCCTAAAGGCATTGCTGGAGCGTTTCAAAGAGGTCAGAGCCTTAAGGGCATGTGTAAATAAAAGCACATCTCTGGGTCTTCAGGGCAAACAGGTCTTTCTTTGCCCTGAATTAATTTGGCCAGTACGAGCCTTGTCTCAGACCAGTAAGTTACGTAGAGAAGGACAGAGCGAGATTGTTAGCCCTCGAATTTCCATGTTTGATCGGTCCTATCAAAGGCTGGCTCTGAGATATTTCAGACAAGGAAATGTTTTCTATTGCTTGGAATCAGTACCCGTACCTCTGTCTTAAAGAAATGTCATAAGACTTAAGAGGAAAATGAGTTGGAAGCACAGGGGACATGAGTCTATAATGCTCATCTCCCTGCCAGGCAGAACTTTCAAGCTGAGTATTTGAAATGGTCTGTCCTTCAGCTCTGTGCGTTTTAAAGTGCAGAGCAGTCCTATATCATCGTGTCATCATCCTTTGGGAGCCTGCGTGGTTGCCCGCCTCCTCCGGGGCCCCCgcttatttttctctatataattCTGGCTACCCTGTGGCTGTCTTTTGTGTACTGTTCCTTCCTGCCCCCGTGCCTTTCCTCAGCTTTGCCCTCTCCTATTAGAACGGGTAGAACGTGCCCTCAGAGGAGTGGCCTCCTCTCCGCTTTGCAGGTTACTACCGGTATTACAACAAGTACGTCAACGTGAAGAAAGGGAGCATCGCTGGGCTTTCTATGGTGCTTGCAGCTTACGTGCTTTTCAACTACTGCCGTTCTTACAGCGAACTCAGTGAGTCTCTTCTGGGTTGGTTTGCCTTCAGTGGGGTTTCCCATGACAGGGTGGTATTGGTTCACTTTCAACCTTAGAAGTCCATCACCCTGCAGACAAGCTGAAGACTTGGAGGGACTTACCAGAATATAGCGTATTTTAAGTGCAAAAATTGTGGcaaagagaaagacaggaaaaataagataaagcTGGGGTAAAGGTAATACTTAGGCAGCATTCTATCAGCCACTGCAGGCCCTGCCAAAGGTTGGTGGAAAACTTGGCTTTATCTTCCTAGCAGCCAGTGTGAAGAGGGAAATAGGTTGAGTGCTACAGTCCAGAGTCTGTGTGGTGCTCTGGAAAAGCCTGGCTGTTCCTGGTGCTGAAACATGAGAGGTCTGGTGGGAGATGTCTGGTGGCTGCTGAGTAGGCTTCATGGGCTGTTTCTGCCAGTGTTGAGCCACCTGCCAGTCTGTGGCATCCAGAGCACGCTGGCCCTGAAGGGTGGGCGCTTGGGTGCTGTTTTGCTGAGTGGGTATTCACTCAGGGAAGGAAGAGGCTGGCCAGGTGGCAGATTAGCTCTGAATTCCACAAGTAGGTTCTGGGTCGTCATCTGAAAGAAATTCTCAGGATGGCTTCACCCCCACCTGTGAAGACACTTACCATTTTGCCTTTCTAACTTCAGAACACGAGCGGCTACGCAAGTACCACTGAAGAGGGCGCACTCTGCATTCCTGACCATGACCTTTGCCTGGCACCCCTGAATCCTTTTATATCCTAGTGGAGAATTAACACCCAATAAAAGATGACTGGTACACGGACTGCCTCACTGGTTCAGTCGTTTCCCTGCCCTATAGGAGCTC
The DNA window shown above is from Kogia breviceps isolate mKogBre1 chromosome 14, mKogBre1 haplotype 1, whole genome shotgun sequence and carries:
- the ATP5MF gene encoding ATP synthase subunit f, mitochondrial, with amino-acid sequence MASIVPLKEKKLLEVKLGELPSWILMRDFTPKGIAGAFQRGYYRYYNKYVNVKKGSIAGLSMVLAAYVLFNYCRSYSELKHERLRKYH